CACCGTCATCCGGAGATAGAGCGCGCGGCTCGCGGGGGCGTGGGCCTCCGAGGCGAGGCCGCGCCGCACGCGGAGCCGGTGGCTCGCTTTGCGCGAGAAGTCGAGCGCGTTGTGGACGAACATGCCGCCGATCGTTCCTCCGATCAGGAGGGTGTAGATCAGCCCGATCCAGTAGAGGAGCGGCTCGTCCTCGGTCGTCGGATCCACGTGGACCTTCCCGCTCGCGAAGGCCGCGGTGGCGCCCTTGTGGCATTCGCCGCACGTCTTCGCGAGATTCGCCGGATGGACGGTGCTCCGGGGATCCGTCGACGGCAGGATCTCGTGCGAGCCGTGGCACGAGGCGCAGTTCGCCGCGGCGACCGAGCCCCCGCGGATCGCGAGACCGTGGAACGAATCGTCGAACGTCCGGAAGCGGTCGCTACGGATTCCATACTTGGTGCTCAGGCGAACCGAGGAGTGACAGGGCGAACAGACCTGCTCGGAGAGGTTGGTGGGCGCGACCGGCGACCGCGGATCCGACGTCTTGAGAATCGTGTGCTCGCCGTGGCAGTCGGTGCAGACGGGGGAATCGGCGCTCCCCTGGGCCAGGGCCGACGCGTGGACGCTGGCGTCGTAGTGCTTCGCGACCTCGTCATGGCACCTCCCGCACGTGGCGGGGATGTGCGCCTTGCTCGCTCGGGAGTCCGGGTCGAGCCCCACCGCCATCTCGTGGCTGCCGTGGCAGTCGACGCAGTTGGCGGCCTCGGCCTTGCCGGCGTGGAGCGCGGAGCCATGGACGCTCTGATCGTACGCCGCGATGAATCCCGCCTGGGGCCCCACGCGCTGCCGCACGGCGGGGTCGTCCAGATGGCAGGAGAGGCAGAGCTTCTCCTGCTCCACCTTGACGGCCGCGGTGGGTTTCGGACCGTCGACGACGGCCTTCTCGTGACAGGTGACGCACCGCGGCGCCTCCTCCTGGCCGGCCGCGAGGGCCCGGCCGTGAGCCGAACGCTCGAACTGCACGACCTCCTTCTCGTGGCAGCTCCGGCAATCTCCCCCGTCGCCGGCCCCGCCCGCCTTCCACGAGGGCGCGGGGCGCGTGTCATGGGTCCCGTGGCACCGCTTGCACCCCGCGGATCCGTTCCGCTCCATCTCCTGGGCGACCATCGCGGCGTGGAACGAGTGCCTCGCCGCCGCATCGTCGTGGCATCCGACGCAGCGGACCGGCGGGATCTTCGGGAGGTGCGGCTCCTCGTCGGGATCGAAGCCGACGTGACACTCGACGCAGGCGACCTTGGCGTGCGCGGAGGACCGGAGCACCGCGGCCCGGACGTGGAGCGAGACGGTCCGCTCCCCTCGCTTCATGGAGAGGGCGTCGTCGTCGTGGCACTCGAGGCAGTCCTCGTCCGTGGGCGCCCCCCTCGCGGCCGGGGGAACCAGGGCGAGCGCCAGCAGGAGGACCGTCAGGGGCCAGCCTGCCCGGAAGACCGGGATGGGCGCGGAGGGCCGGGGCGCGCGGCCCGGGTCAGCGGTACGCGAACACCATCGCATAGACGATCCAGATCACGATCAGGGTCCCCATCGTGAGCGCGGTCCACCCGAAGGCGCGGACGGCCCGGATCACGATCGGCGGATATGCCTCGACCAGGTGGCCTTCCAGCTCGCCGCTCTTCACCAGCGCCTCGTACTCCGCCGGCTTGTCCCTCTTGAACTCCTCGAGGGGCATCCGGCCGGTGAAGATCACGATGTCCATGGGGAACTTCTCGGGCCGCAGGTGCGTGTTGAAGAAGTGCACGGTGAAGATGAAGCCGGTGGCGAGAAGCGCCTCGTCGCTGTGGATGATGGTCGCCACGTTCAGGAACCAGCCCGGGACCAGGTGCGTGAAGAGCACCGGGAACCAGAGCATGAGCCCCGTCGAGCCGATCACCGCGATGCCCCAGAAGACGGCGAAGTAGTCGAACTTCTCCCAGTACGTCCAGCGGCCGTACTGGGGGCGCGGCCCCTTGCCGAGGAACCACTTCAGGCTGCCGATGAACTCCTGGAGGTCGCGCTTCGTGAAGAGCATCGTGTTCGGCCCGAAGAGGAGCGCGCGCCAGGAGCCGTACTCCCGGTGTTTCCTCCGGAACAGATCGAACACGTGGGTGCAGAACGTGCCCAGCATGAGGATCGCGGCCACGCGATGGATGTACCCGGCCGTTTCGAAACCGCCGAGCAGCCTGGAGAGAACCCGCGCCCAGCCCGTGTACGAGAACTTGAGCGTGAGCCCGGTCATCGCGAGGCTCAGGAAGCTCACGATCATCACGATGTGGAGGGTCCGGTTGAGCCGCGTGAAGCGCTCGTACTGGAGCTTCGCGGGTTCCAGGGTCATGGGACGCTCCTCGGCCCGTCCGTCTCGGGTTCGGGCGTCGCGCGCGCTTCTCCGTCCCCGGCCGTGGGACCGCTCGGCGGGGACGTCGCTTCGACGGCCTCCGCGGCATCGCTCCCGGCGACTGGGGACTCGGCGCCGGCCGGGGCATCGCCTTCGGCCGCCGGCTCGGCCGCCGCCGCCGCTTCTTCCGCGCGCCACTCCCGTCTCATCTGGATCGCCCGGGGAAGCCACAGCAGCGTGTGGATCCCGCCGACGGTGAACGTTCCGATCAGGAGCCCCACCATTCCCCAGAAGGTCCAGAAGAGGAACGGGTACTTCTTGGCGTCGTGATGGGTCGCGTGCGTGAGATAACCGGCGAAGCGCCTCGTCGCTCCCTCGTGGCACTTCCGGCAGGTCGTCACGACGTGGTCCCGGCTCAGGTGGGACTTGGGGTCGGACACCGGCAGGATGTCGTGCGCGCCGTGGCAGTCGTAGCACTTCGCGGTCTTCGTGTAGCCGAGCTGCGAGACCTTCCCGTGGTAGGTGTCGAAGTAGGTCTTCGCGATCTCCTCGTGGCAGTTGCCGCACTTCCCCATGATGTCCAGCTTGAAGCCGTCCGCGTCCGTCCGGCTGATGGTGTGCGCCGTATGGCAGTCGCTGCACACGGGGAGCTTGGCCTTCCCGTTCGCCTTCGGAGCTCCGTTCTGTGCGGCATGGATGCTCTTCCGGAACTGCTCCTCGATCCCGTGATGGCACCGGCCGCAGGTGCCCGGGATGTTCTCCCGGTTCACGCTCGAGACGGGACTCTCCTTGGGGAGGACTCCGTGCGCCGTGTGGCAGCTCGTGCACGTCGCCGTCACCGTCAGCCCGCTCTTCATGAGCCCCTTGCCGTGAATGCTCTCCTGGTAGTGCTGGACGATGTCGTGCTGGGTCCCCTTGTAGCGCTTGGCCGCCTTCTCCCCCTCGCGATGGCACCGGGCGCAGAGACGCGGCACGTTCGTGGGGAAGGTGGCGGAGAGCGGCTCGTTCTTGCCCAGGACCGCGTGGGTCCCGTGGCACTCGATGCAGGTCGGCGCCTCCGGGTCCTTCTTGGCGATCAGCTCCCCGTGCTTGCTGTCCTGGTACTGCCGGCCCACGTCCGCGTGACAGGAGGCGCAGTCCACCTTCTCCGTGATCGTCTCGCACGGACGGAGCCGCGACGCGGTCACCTGCACGTGGCACTGGCTGCACGACGTCTTCGAGTGGCGCGAGCCTCCGAGCTCGTCGGCGTGGACATGGAGGGAGCGGCCGTCATCGCTCGCCTGGAGCCCGGCGTCGGCGTGGCAGCGCATGCAGTCCTTGTCCGCCATGCCCTGGTCGTAGAAGACCTTCCGCACCTTGTGCGGCTGGTGGCAGTCGACGCAGGCGGGGAGGACGTGGGTCTTCTTCTCCCACAGCTCTCCCTTGATCACCTTCCGGTGCACCTGCTCGATCTCGGCGTGGCACGTCGTGCAGGTCGCCGCGATGTTCCTGCGGGCGATGGAGGAGCCGGGGTCGGTGTGCGGGAGGATGGAATGCGCCGTGTGGCAGGAGGCGCAGTTCGGCGCGACGATCAGACCCTTCCGGAGGAGGCCCTCACCGTGGATGCTCTCCGAGAAATTCTCGAGGATGCGGGACTGGTGAATGGTCCGCTGGCGCTGCACCGGCGCGCCTTCCTGATGGCACTTCCCGCACAGGAAGGGCACGCGGAGCGGCGAGACGGGGGACCGCGAGTCCTTCACCGGAAGGATCTCGTGAGCCCCGTGACAGTCCTTGCAGCGCGGCGCCAGGGGATCGCCGCGGGCGATGGCGGTTCCGTGGAGCGACTTCGCGTGCTGCGCC
The Candidatus Eisenbacteria bacterium DNA segment above includes these coding regions:
- a CDS encoding cytochrome c3 family protein, translating into MRWCSRTADPGRAPRPSAPIPVFRAGWPLTVLLLALALVPPAARGAPTDEDCLECHDDDALSMKRGERTVSLHVRAAVLRSSAHAKVACVECHVGFDPDEEPHLPKIPPVRCVGCHDDAAARHSFHAAMVAQEMERNGSAGCKRCHGTHDTRPAPSWKAGGAGDGGDCRSCHEKEVVQFERSAHGRALAAGQEEAPRCVTCHEKAVVDGPKPTAAVKVEQEKLCLSCHLDDPAVRQRVGPQAGFIAAYDQSVHGSALHAGKAEAANCVDCHGSHEMAVGLDPDSRASKAHIPATCGRCHDEVAKHYDASVHASALAQGSADSPVCTDCHGEHTILKTSDPRSPVAPTNLSEQVCSPCHSSVRLSTKYGIRSDRFRTFDDSFHGLAIRGGSVAAANCASCHGSHEILPSTDPRSTVHPANLAKTCGECHKGATAAFASGKVHVDPTTEDEPLLYWIGLIYTLLIGGTIGGMFVHNALDFSRKASHRLRVRRGLASEAHAPASRALYLRMTVSERVQHGLLVVSFTVLVLTGFALRYPEAWLFEGIRRFSATLFEWRGITHRIAGVVMIAASLFHIGYLTLTARGREFFRDMRPRPSDLTDVKNAVRYYLGRTRERPRFGRFSYVEKSEYWALVWGSVVMAATGVVLWFQDPAIALLTKLGWDAARSIHVYEAVLATLAILVWHLYFVVFNPDVYPMNLAWLTGTLSEEEMRDEHPLELEATEKRRQDERTSESKDEGRTEGASLVGATAGRPSSEATTPPSEEGGTT